One genomic region from Spirosoma sp. KCTC 42546 encodes:
- a CDS encoding leucine-rich repeat domain-containing protein, with product MNFRTPLLVVIILLNVLLISCNKSNDPEPNLPPTAFTISGKLAPNGPNLVLTWTKAKDPNGDPVTYIVFWKDTLTRTLTDTMYTLRNVHYNTTVVGSVIAKDSKKASTLSSFSITVGAEPYLTIPDINFEQALFDLKIDSLMDGRLRAADAFKVISLNVSNKKISRLQGIEGFISLKTLDCSGNSLSSLDISKAPALTKLYCSSNKLTSLDVAKNLSLNELDCSANNLSGLNVSLNTGLTLLGCTKNNLTSLDVSKNAKLTKLYCTNNRLTSLDISKNTALTVLWCFSNTLTDLDLRANTLLQVLQCFGNKIQTICVADLTKVATDWQKDTSATYQVCK from the coding sequence ATGAACTTTCGAACTCCCCTACTCGTCGTCATTATTTTGTTGAACGTGCTTCTTATCTCCTGCAATAAGAGCAACGATCCTGAGCCTAATTTGCCGCCAACAGCCTTTACTATTTCGGGAAAACTGGCCCCTAACGGCCCCAATCTGGTGCTGACCTGGACCAAAGCCAAAGACCCTAATGGCGATCCGGTCACCTACATCGTATTCTGGAAAGACACGCTAACCAGAACCTTGACCGATACAATGTACACCCTCCGGAATGTGCACTACAACACTACGGTTGTTGGGAGTGTAATTGCCAAAGACAGCAAAAAAGCCTCGACTCTTTCGTCATTTAGTATCACTGTCGGGGCTGAACCTTACCTAACTATACCCGATATAAACTTTGAGCAGGCTCTGTTTGACTTAAAAATCGATTCGTTAATGGACGGCAGACTACGGGCTGCCGATGCCTTTAAAGTAATCAGTTTAAATGTTAGCAATAAAAAGATTAGCCGTTTGCAGGGAATCGAGGGCTTTATAAGTTTAAAAACGCTCGATTGCTCCGGCAATAGCCTAAGCAGTTTAGACATTAGTAAGGCACCCGCGCTCACTAAATTGTATTGCAGCTCTAATAAATTGACCAGCCTGGATGTCGCTAAAAATTTATCCCTCAACGAGTTGGACTGCTCGGCAAATAACCTCAGCGGCCTGAATGTGAGCCTGAATACCGGCCTCACCCTGTTGGGCTGCACGAAAAATAACTTGACCAGTCTGGATGTAAGCAAGAATGCCAAACTGACCAAACTGTACTGCACGAATAACCGCTTAACGAGTCTGGATATCAGTAAAAACACAGCCTTAACCGTATTGTGGTGCTTTTCCAACACCCTAACCGATCTAGACTTACGAGCGAATACACTACTGCAAGTGCTGCAATGCTTTGGCAATAAAATCCAGACCATTTGTGTAGCCGACCTTACCAAAGTAGCAACCGATTGGCAGAAAGATACGTCGGCTACATATCAGGTTTGTAAGTAG
- a CDS encoding thioredoxin family protein, translating to MNTFVSRLTLPYVLIKLSLLSAYGMPPLSDEPAGITFFKGSWKEVLAEAKRQNKPVYLDIYTTWCPPCKRMAKEAFPNPKVGTKFNVHFINYQLDAERGEGVQIAKQYAVASYPTALYIAPNGALVHRAVGYAGVNGMIDQADHMLALPQLRTTIAKGDKEYANGKRDPSFLKKYLLVRQALNRPTTDVLDAYLDALPESERLTAETMAFVAGAIQSSTTKAFDYLIKNRPDSLAADAAKSSLAITVSGALTRVLYTDFKRVIDTNDEILLETIIANSERNTASANPSAVRDEAQKQEAANTYRLTFLQQTQNLTKQ from the coding sequence ATGAATACATTCGTTTCAAGGCTGACGCTACCTTATGTTTTGATTAAACTAAGTCTGCTTTCTGCCTATGGCATGCCCCCGCTTTCTGATGAGCCAGCAGGAATTACGTTTTTTAAAGGTTCCTGGAAAGAGGTGTTGGCCGAAGCCAAGCGCCAGAACAAACCCGTGTATCTGGACATCTATACAACCTGGTGTCCACCCTGCAAGCGGATGGCTAAAGAAGCGTTTCCGAATCCAAAAGTAGGCACCAAATTCAATGTCCATTTTATCAACTACCAGCTCGATGCTGAGCGGGGTGAGGGTGTGCAGATCGCCAAACAATATGCCGTAGCCAGTTATCCAACAGCGCTCTACATCGCTCCCAATGGCGCGCTGGTTCACCGGGCGGTGGGTTATGCCGGCGTCAACGGCATGATCGATCAGGCCGATCATATGCTGGCGTTACCTCAACTACGCACAACAATTGCCAAAGGCGATAAAGAGTATGCAAATGGAAAGAGAGACCCATCTTTCCTGAAAAAGTATCTGTTAGTACGCCAGGCCCTCAATCGCCCGACTACGGATGTGCTTGATGCCTATCTGGATGCATTGCCGGAATCCGAACGTTTAACAGCCGAAACAATGGCTTTTGTAGCCGGAGCTATCCAATCATCTACAACAAAAGCCTTTGATTATCTGATCAAAAATCGCCCCGATTCACTGGCAGCCGATGCCGCAAAAAGTAGCTTAGCCATAACGGTTTCTGGTGCATTGACCCGTGTGCTTTATACTGATTTCAAGCGAGTTATCGACACCAACGACGAGATTTTGCTAGAAACGATCATTGCCAACAGCGAACGCAATACGGCCTCGGCGAATCCATCAGCCGTTCGGGACGAGGCACAGAAACAGGAAGCAGCCAATACCTACCGGTTAACATTCCTTCAACAAACCCAAAACCTGACGAAACAATAA
- a CDS encoding AraC family transcriptional regulator codes for MEIISSNHGCYFDVYQRSYPPEFHGYAGHTETHVQLADEVSRGVLSEICFQGVRIHYGQFQTLESDTIRTTEDFPSVEMAFQLQGRTSGQSSALSGLAPNQHNLSYRPYADSQSRFEVGDHHYVGIQLTETFFSRFTEDDSPAMGRLLNGLAQKEAVALSRHNLTITPALQTQLIALTQVSRSQPLKRLYLEAAALDLLRQQIDQVDRNQSKTKTTLSSNDIDKILAIKDLLEHNPLDTYSLLQLARFGGLNDYKLKKGFREVIGNTVFGYLNDLRMQYAHQLLRDTDGTIGEVATKLGYSETHHFSAAFKRKFGYLPSQIAR; via the coding sequence ATGGAAATCATTTCGAGCAACCACGGTTGTTACTTCGATGTGTATCAGCGGAGTTATCCACCCGAATTCCACGGATATGCAGGACACACCGAAACGCATGTCCAGTTAGCCGATGAGGTTTCACGGGGTGTGTTGAGTGAGATCTGTTTTCAGGGCGTACGGATTCATTACGGACAATTTCAGACCCTGGAATCCGATACGATTCGAACAACAGAAGATTTCCCATCGGTTGAAATGGCGTTTCAGTTGCAGGGACGAACATCGGGGCAATCGTCAGCATTGTCTGGTTTAGCACCAAACCAACACAATCTGAGTTACCGTCCATACGCCGATAGTCAGAGCCGATTTGAGGTCGGTGATCATCACTACGTGGGCATCCAATTGACCGAAACATTTTTCTCCCGATTTACGGAGGATGACTCACCCGCAATGGGTCGCCTGCTGAATGGGTTGGCTCAAAAAGAAGCCGTTGCGCTATCCAGACATAATTTAACAATTACACCTGCGCTACAAACGCAGCTGATCGCATTAACCCAAGTCAGTCGTTCACAACCTCTTAAGCGTCTTTATCTGGAAGCAGCTGCGCTAGACCTACTACGCCAGCAGATAGACCAGGTCGATAGAAATCAGTCAAAAACAAAAACGACATTATCCTCTAATGACATTGACAAAATACTGGCAATTAAGGATTTACTCGAACACAACCCACTCGATACGTATTCACTGCTGCAACTAGCCCGCTTCGGTGGCTTGAATGATTACAAGCTCAAGAAAGGGTTTCGTGAAGTGATAGGTAATACAGTATTCGGTTATCTTAACGACCTTCGAATGCAGTATGCGCATCAGTTACTTCGCGATACAGATGGTACGATTGGCGAAGTCGCTACCAAACTGGGCTACAGTGAAACGCACCATTTTTCAGCTGCTTTCAAACGCAAATTTGGGTATTTACCGAGTCAGATTGCCCGGTAA
- a CDS encoding low affinity iron permease family protein — protein MNSNRFTKFFEHFASKATQATGSSSAFLLALLTIIIWLITGPIFGYSDTWQLIINTGTTIITFLMVFLIQKSQNKDSLAMQIKLNELLAVNRKASNRLLNVEDLTEAELHALHKFFGKLADKAKDEATISESHSVEEAEEIHYDKLEALHERQLARRTDRPTAKQPKESGKKTKPKVPPAEQKPKA, from the coding sequence ATGAACTCCAATCGATTTACTAAATTCTTTGAGCACTTTGCTTCCAAAGCAACCCAGGCTACTGGCTCATCAAGCGCTTTTTTATTGGCGCTATTAACGATTATTATCTGGCTCATTACTGGTCCCATTTTTGGCTACTCCGACACCTGGCAGTTAATTATCAATACCGGAACAACCATTATTACGTTCCTGATGGTATTTCTGATTCAGAAATCACAGAACAAAGATTCTCTGGCCATGCAGATCAAACTCAATGAACTTCTTGCTGTGAATCGTAAAGCCAGTAACCGCTTACTCAATGTGGAAGATCTGACCGAAGCGGAACTTCATGCACTGCATAAGTTTTTTGGTAAACTGGCCGACAAAGCAAAAGATGAAGCGACTATTTCCGAATCGCACTCGGTTGAAGAAGCGGAGGAAATCCACTACGATAAACTTGAAGCCTTACATGAGCGCCAGTTAGCGCGCCGAACTGACAGGCCAACTGCCAAACAACCAAAGGAATCTGGTAAAAAGACGAAGCCAAAGGTTCCTCCTGCCGAACAAAAGCCTAAAGCCTAA
- a CDS encoding ABC transporter ATP-binding protein produces the protein MAKSEIPRSKPADTKDEVSWRERFTALGNLPAFFKLVWGVSPALFLGNAALRLIRAAIPAATLYVGKLIIDQVVALSKHTSTDDTQHIWWLVGAEFGLAILSTALGRAVALMDSLLGDLFANQTSIRLMEHAATLDLEQFEDATFYDKLERARRQTTGRTVLLSGVFGQVQELISVGFLAAGLAVYNPWLLLLILVAVTPSFIGDNYFNQRSYSLSRSWTPERRELDYLRYIGASDETAKEVKIFGLSGFLIDRFKELSWGYYLKNRALAISRAGWGTLLTALGTAGYYGAYVWIVLRAVNGQITLGDLTFLAGSFRQVRGSLEGILLQFSSLTQEAIYLQDLFDYFAIKPLIHSPKTIRAFPNPIREGFVFENVGFKYTNSERWALRNLSFTLQAGEKLALVGENGAGKTTLVKLLARLYDPAEGRILLDGHDLREYDLMELRRNIGVIFQDYTRFKMSAGVNIAVGDIDERTNQPRIETSAQRSLADTVIAKLAGGYDQQLGRSFGKGVELSGGEWQKVALGRAYMRDAQLIILDEPTAALDARAEYEVFQRFGKLTDGKSSVIISHRFSTVRMADRILVLENGTLLEIGSHYELLEKDGRYAELFGLQARGYQ, from the coding sequence ATGGCAAAATCTGAAATTCCACGCTCTAAACCCGCTGATACTAAGGATGAAGTAAGCTGGCGCGAACGCTTCACGGCATTGGGTAACCTGCCCGCATTTTTTAAACTTGTCTGGGGAGTATCACCGGCTTTATTTCTCGGTAATGCGGCTCTACGGCTTATTCGGGCCGCTATTCCGGCGGCTACACTCTACGTTGGTAAGCTTATCATTGATCAGGTAGTTGCGCTTTCGAAACATACGTCTACTGATGATACGCAGCATATCTGGTGGTTGGTTGGGGCGGAATTTGGGCTGGCTATTCTGTCCACGGCACTGGGCCGAGCTGTGGCCCTAATGGACAGTTTGCTGGGCGATCTGTTTGCTAATCAAACCTCCATTCGCTTAATGGAGCACGCGGCTACGCTCGATCTGGAACAGTTTGAAGATGCTACCTTCTACGATAAACTCGAACGCGCCCGACGCCAGACGACTGGCCGGACGGTGCTGCTATCCGGCGTGTTTGGGCAGGTACAGGAGTTGATTTCGGTGGGTTTCCTAGCGGCTGGGCTGGCGGTCTACAATCCATGGTTGTTATTACTGATTCTGGTCGCGGTTACGCCTTCGTTTATTGGCGACAACTACTTCAATCAACGTAGTTATTCCTTATCGCGCTCCTGGACACCCGAACGCCGGGAACTCGATTACCTTCGGTACATCGGTGCCAGTGATGAAACGGCCAAGGAGGTTAAAATTTTCGGCTTATCCGGGTTCCTGATCGACCGATTTAAGGAGTTGTCGTGGGGCTATTATCTGAAAAATCGGGCGCTGGCCATCAGTCGGGCAGGTTGGGGAACCTTACTCACGGCTTTGGGAACCGCAGGCTATTACGGGGCTTACGTCTGGATTGTGTTGCGCGCCGTTAATGGTCAGATAACGCTTGGCGATCTAACGTTTCTGGCGGGGTCGTTTCGGCAGGTTCGAGGTTCACTGGAAGGTATTCTGCTTCAATTCAGCAGCCTTACGCAGGAAGCGATCTATTTGCAGGATTTGTTCGATTACTTCGCCATAAAGCCGCTGATTCACTCACCCAAAACGATACGCGCCTTTCCCAATCCGATTCGGGAAGGTTTTGTATTCGAGAATGTTGGGTTCAAATACACAAACTCCGAACGATGGGCGTTGCGAAATCTATCGTTCACACTTCAGGCAGGCGAAAAACTGGCCCTTGTTGGCGAAAACGGAGCTGGTAAAACCACACTTGTCAAACTCCTGGCTAGACTTTATGATCCTGCTGAGGGGCGGATACTCCTCGACGGCCATGATCTGCGCGAGTATGACCTGATGGAGCTTCGGCGCAACATTGGTGTCATATTTCAGGATTATACCCGCTTTAAAATGTCGGCGGGGGTGAATATTGCTGTGGGTGATATTGACGAACGGACCAACCAACCCCGCATTGAAACCTCAGCCCAACGCAGCCTGGCCGATACGGTGATTGCTAAACTAGCTGGGGGATATGATCAGCAATTAGGGCGCTCGTTTGGCAAAGGCGTCGAACTATCGGGTGGCGAGTGGCAGAAAGTCGCGCTGGGCCGGGCCTACATGCGGGATGCTCAGCTCATCATCCTCGACGAACCCACGGCGGCCCTCGATGCCCGCGCTGAGTACGAAGTTTTCCAGCGTTTTGGTAAACTGACGGACGGAAAATCATCAGTAATTATCTCACACCGATTCAGCACCGTCCGTATGGCCGACCGGATTCTGGTTCTGGAAAATGGCACCCTGCTTGAAATTGGTAGCCATTACGAATTACTCGAAAAAGATGGCCGTTATGCCGAGTTGTTTGGTTTGCAGGCGCGGGGGTATCAGTAA